In Pelmatolapia mariae isolate MD_Pm_ZW linkage group LG8, Pm_UMD_F_2, whole genome shotgun sequence, one genomic interval encodes:
- the aclyb gene encoding ATP-citrate synthase isoform X4, giving the protein MSAKAISEQTGKELLYKNICTSAAVQNRFRYASVTAETDWARLTQDHSWLLTERLVVKPDQLIKRRGKLGLVGINMDLQGVREWLKDHLMKETTVGKAKGVLKNFLIEPFVPHTQEEEFYVCIYATREGDHVLFHHEGGVEVGDVDAKAQKLMVPVDGKLTEDLVKEQLLTQVPDNKKDVLASFIVGLFNLYEDLYFTYLEINPLVVTQDGVYVLDMAAKIDATADYICKAKWGDLEFPPPFGREAYPEEAYIADLDAKSGASLKLTLLNPRGRIWTMVAGGGASVVYSDTICDLGGVDELANYGEYSGAPSEQQTYDYAKTILSLMTREKHPLGKVLIIGGSIANFTNVAATFKGIVRAIKDYQGPLKEHEVTIFVRRGGPNYQEGLRVMGEVGKTTGIPIHVFGTETHMTAIVGMALGHRPIPNQPPMDAHTANFLLNASNSAVTPATTRTASFSEPKSPTDTCPAKKSKAGLPTEAQASSGCSGAKATTLFRKNTKTIVWGMQTRAVQGMLDFDYVCSREAPSVAAMVYPFTGDHKQKFYWGHKEILLPVYKNMADAMKKHPEVDVLISFASLRSAFDSTVEAMQYPQIHTIAIIAEGIPEALTRKMIKMADEKGVTIIGPATVGGIKPGCFKIGNTGGMLDNILASKLYRPGSVAYVSRSGGMSNELNNIISRTTDGVYEGVAIGGDRYPGSTFMDHVLRYQDTPGIKMIVVLGEIGGTEEYKICQGIKEGRITKPVVCWCIGTCATMFASEVQFGHAGACANQASETAVAKNQALRDAGAYVPKSFDELGDVIKTVYDELVANGTIVPAQEVPPPTVPMDYSWARELGLIRKPASFMTSICDERGQELIYAGMSITEVFREEIGIGGVLGLLWFQRRLPRYACQFIEMCLMVTADHGPAVSGAHNTIVCARAGKDLISSLTSGLLTIGDRFGGALDAAAKQFSKAFDSGMIPMEFVNKMKKDGKLIMGIGHRVKSINNPDMRVQILKDFVKQNFPSTQLLDYALDVEKITTSKKPNLILNVDGFIGVAFVDMLRTCGGFTRDEADEFVEIGALNGIFVLGRSMGFIGHYLDQKRLKQGLYRHPWDDISYVLPEHMSM; this is encoded by the exons AGGCTGGTGGTGAAGCCAGATCAACTGATAAAGCGGCGCGGGAAGCTCGGCCTAGTGGGCATCAACATGGACTTGCAGGGCGTCCGGGAGTGGCTCAAAGACCACCTAATGAAGGAGACAACT GTGGGAAAGGCAAAGGGTGTGCTGAAGAACTTCCTCATTGAGCCATTTGTCCCACACACGCAG GAGGAAGAGTTTTATGTATGCATCTATGCCACACGTGAGGGCGACCACGTGCTTTTCCACCACGAGGGAGGAGTGGAGGTGGGTGATGTGGACGCCAAGGCCCAGAAGCTGATGGTTCCAGTGGATGGCAAGCTCACGGAGGACCTAGTCAAAGAGCAGCTGCTCACACAAGTTCCCGACAACAAGAAAGA TGTTTTGGCCAGTTTTATAGTCGGCCTCTTCAACTTGTATGAGGACCTCTACTTTACCTACCTTGAAATCAACCCTCTCG TCGTCACTCAAGATGGAGTATATGTCCTTGACATGGCAGCCAAGATTGATGCCACAGCGGATTATATCTGCAAGGCTAAATGGGGGGACCTTGAGTTTCCTCCACCCTTTGGCAGAGAGGCGTACCCTGAG GAGGCCTACATAGCTGATCTGGATGCAAAGAGTGGTGCAAGTCTGAAGCTGACCCTGCTGAACCCCCGAGGCAGGATCTGGACCATGGTGGCTGGAGGAGGTGCTTCTGTTGTCTACAG CGACACCATCTGCGATCTGGGTGGGGTGGACGAGCTGGCTAATTATGGCGAGTACTCAGGCGCACCCAGTGAACAGCAGACCTACGACTACGCAAAAACCATCTTGTCTCTCATGACACGTGAAAAACATCCTCTAG GGAAAGTGCTGATCATTGGAGGAAGCATTGCAAACTTCACCAACGTAGCAGCCACATTCAAG GGCATTGTCAGGGCCATTAAAGATTACCAAGGCCCTCTGAAGGAACACGAGGTCACCATTTTTGTTCGACGTGGTGGTCCAAACTACCAAGAGGGACTCAGGGTGATGGGGGAAGTAG GGAAGACCACAGGGATCCCCATTCATGTGTTTGGAACTGAAACCCATATGACTGCCATTGTTGGGATGGCACTGGGCCACCGACCAATCCCTAACCAGCCCCCGATGGACGCCCATACAGCCAACTTTCTCCTCAATGCTAGCAACAGTGCAGTG ACTCCAGCTACAACAAGGACGGCTTCATTCTCCGAGCCCAAGTCGCCCACTGATACCTGCCCGGCCAAGAAGTCTAAAGCAGGGCTTCCAACAG AAGCTCAAGCCTCTTCAGGCTGCAGCGGAG CTAAAGCAACCACTCTCTTCAGAAAAAACACCAAGACCATTGTTTGGGGCATGCAGACACGCGCCGTGCAAGGCATGCTGGACTTTGACTACGTATGCTCCCGGGAAGCACCCTCTGTGGCAGCCATGGTCTACCCCTTCAC TGGAGATCACAAGCAGAAGTTTTACTGGGGCCACAAAGAGATCCTGCTGCCGGTCTATAAGAACATGGCCGATGCCATGAAGAAGCACCCCGAGGTAGACGTCCTGATCAGCTTTGCTTCGCTACGCTCTGCCTTTGACAGCACAGTGGAAGCCATGCAGTACCCACAG ATTCACACCATCGCCATCATAGCCGAGGGCATCCCTGAAGCTCTGACTAGGAAGATGATAAAGATGGCTGACGAGAAAGGAGTCACCATCATTGGCCCTGCCACG GTTGGTGGCATCAAGCCGGGGTGTTTTAAGATTGGCAACACAGGCGGCATGTTGGACAACATCCTGGCTTCTAAACTTTACCGTCCCGGAAGTGTGGCGTATGTGTCGCGCTCTGGGGGCATGTCCAACGAGCTGAACAACATTATCTCACGCACTACAGACGGCGTCTATGAAGGGGTGGCCATCGGAGGAGACAG ATATCCAGGCTCGACCTTCATGGACCACGTCCTACGTTATCAGGACACTCCAGGAATTAAGATGATTGTTGTACTGGGAGAG ATTGGTGGAACAGAGGAGTACAAGATCTGCCAGGGCATCAAGGAAGGCAGGATAACAAAACCTGTGGTCTGCTGGTGCATTGGAACCTGCGCCACCATGTTTGCCTCAGAG GTTCAGTTTGGCCATGCAGGAGCTTGTGCCAACCAGGCTTCCGAGACAGCTGTGGCCAAGAACCAGGCTCTGAGGGATGCTGGAGCTTATGTACCGAAGAGCTTTGATGAGCTGGGTGACGTCATCAA GACTGTGTATGATGAATTGGTGGCCAATGGTACCATCGTTCCTGCCCAGGAGGTTCCTCCCCCAACAGTACCTATGGATTATTCCTGGGCCCGA GAGTTGGGCCTGATTCGTAAGCCAGCCTCATTCATGACAAGCATCTGTGATGAGCGAGGCCAGGAGCTGATCTATGCTGGCATGTCCATCACTGAGGTCTTCAGAGAAGAGATTGGTATAGGAGGAGTGCTAGGATTGCTCTGGTTCCAGCGCAG gtTACCACGCTACGCCTGCCAGTTCATTGAAATGTGCCTGATGGTGACTGCTGATCATGGGCCTGCAGTCTCCGGCGCTCACAACACAATTGTCTGTGCTCGTGCGGGCAAAGACCTTATCTCAAGCCTCACATCCGGCCTGCTCACCATC GGGGACCGTTTCGGAGGTGCTCTGGATGCGGCTGCAAAGCAGTTCAGCAAGGCATTTGACAGCGGCATGATCCCCATGGAGTTTGTCAACAAGATGAAGAAGGATGGCAAGCTGATTATGGGTATTGGCCACAGGGTCAAATCG ATCAACAACCCAGACATGCGAGTGCAGATTCTGAAGGACTTTGTGAAGCAGAATTTCCCTTCCACCCAGCTGCTTGACTACGCCCTCGATGTAGAAAAGATCACCACCTCTAAG aaaCCCAACCTGATCCTAAATGTAGATGGCTTTATTGGTGTTGCCTTCGTGGACATGCTTAGAACTTGTGGAGGCTTCACACG AGACGAGGCTGACGAGTTTGTGGAGATCGGTGCACTAAATGGGATCTTTGTCCTCGGCCGTAGCATGGGCTTCATTG GTCATTACCTGGATCAGAAGAGGCTGAAACAGGGTCTGTACCGCCACCCGTGGGATGACATCTCCTACGTGCTCCCTGAACACATGTCCATGTAA
- the aclyb gene encoding ATP-citrate synthase isoform X5, which translates to MSAKAISEQTGKELLYKNICTSAAVQNRFRYASVTAETDWARLTQDHSWLLTERLVVKPDQLIKRRGKLGLVGINMDLQGVREWLKDHLMKETTVGKAKGVLKNFLIEPFVPHTQEEEFYVCIYATREGDHVLFHHEGGVEVGDVDAKAQKLMVPVDGKLTEDLVKEQLLTQVPDNKKDVLASFIVGLFNLYEDLYFTYLEINPLVVTQDGVYVLDMAAKIDATADYICKAKWGDLEFPPPFGREAYPEEAYIADLDAKSGASLKLTLLNPRGRIWTMVAGGGASVVYSDTICDLGGVDELANYGEYSGAPSEQQTYDYAKTILSLMTREKHPLGKVLIIGGSIANFTNVAATFKGIVRAIKDYQGPLKEHEVTIFVRRGGPNYQEGLRVMGEVGKTTGIPIHVFGTETHMTAIVGMALGHRPIPNQPPMDAHTANFLLNASNSAVTPATTRTASFSEPKSPTDTCPAKKSKAGLPTAQASSGCSGAKATTLFRKNTKTIVWGMQTRAVQGMLDFDYVCSREAPSVAAMVYPFTGDHKQKFYWGHKEILLPVYKNMADAMKKHPEVDVLISFASLRSAFDSTVEAMQYPQIHTIAIIAEGIPEALTRKMIKMADEKGVTIIGPATVGGIKPGCFKIGNTGGMLDNILASKLYRPGSVAYVSRSGGMSNELNNIISRTTDGVYEGVAIGGDRYPGSTFMDHVLRYQDTPGIKMIVVLGEIGGTEEYKICQGIKEGRITKPVVCWCIGTCATMFASEVQFGHAGACANQASETAVAKNQALRDAGAYVPKSFDELGDVIKTVYDELVANGTIVPAQEVPPPTVPMDYSWARELGLIRKPASFMTSICDERGQELIYAGMSITEVFREEIGIGGVLGLLWFQRRLPRYACQFIEMCLMVTADHGPAVSGAHNTIVCARAGKDLISSLTSGLLTIGDRFGGALDAAAKQFSKAFDSGMIPMEFVNKMKKDGKLIMGIGHRVKSINNPDMRVQILKDFVKQNFPSTQLLDYALDVEKITTSKKPNLILNVDGFIGVAFVDMLRTCGGFTRDEADEFVEIGALNGIFVLGRSMGFIGHYLDQKRLKQGLYRHPWDDISYVLPEHMSM; encoded by the exons AGGCTGGTGGTGAAGCCAGATCAACTGATAAAGCGGCGCGGGAAGCTCGGCCTAGTGGGCATCAACATGGACTTGCAGGGCGTCCGGGAGTGGCTCAAAGACCACCTAATGAAGGAGACAACT GTGGGAAAGGCAAAGGGTGTGCTGAAGAACTTCCTCATTGAGCCATTTGTCCCACACACGCAG GAGGAAGAGTTTTATGTATGCATCTATGCCACACGTGAGGGCGACCACGTGCTTTTCCACCACGAGGGAGGAGTGGAGGTGGGTGATGTGGACGCCAAGGCCCAGAAGCTGATGGTTCCAGTGGATGGCAAGCTCACGGAGGACCTAGTCAAAGAGCAGCTGCTCACACAAGTTCCCGACAACAAGAAAGA TGTTTTGGCCAGTTTTATAGTCGGCCTCTTCAACTTGTATGAGGACCTCTACTTTACCTACCTTGAAATCAACCCTCTCG TCGTCACTCAAGATGGAGTATATGTCCTTGACATGGCAGCCAAGATTGATGCCACAGCGGATTATATCTGCAAGGCTAAATGGGGGGACCTTGAGTTTCCTCCACCCTTTGGCAGAGAGGCGTACCCTGAG GAGGCCTACATAGCTGATCTGGATGCAAAGAGTGGTGCAAGTCTGAAGCTGACCCTGCTGAACCCCCGAGGCAGGATCTGGACCATGGTGGCTGGAGGAGGTGCTTCTGTTGTCTACAG CGACACCATCTGCGATCTGGGTGGGGTGGACGAGCTGGCTAATTATGGCGAGTACTCAGGCGCACCCAGTGAACAGCAGACCTACGACTACGCAAAAACCATCTTGTCTCTCATGACACGTGAAAAACATCCTCTAG GGAAAGTGCTGATCATTGGAGGAAGCATTGCAAACTTCACCAACGTAGCAGCCACATTCAAG GGCATTGTCAGGGCCATTAAAGATTACCAAGGCCCTCTGAAGGAACACGAGGTCACCATTTTTGTTCGACGTGGTGGTCCAAACTACCAAGAGGGACTCAGGGTGATGGGGGAAGTAG GGAAGACCACAGGGATCCCCATTCATGTGTTTGGAACTGAAACCCATATGACTGCCATTGTTGGGATGGCACTGGGCCACCGACCAATCCCTAACCAGCCCCCGATGGACGCCCATACAGCCAACTTTCTCCTCAATGCTAGCAACAGTGCAGTG ACTCCAGCTACAACAAGGACGGCTTCATTCTCCGAGCCCAAGTCGCCCACTGATACCTGCCCGGCCAAGAAGTCTAAAGCAGGGCTTCCAACAG CTCAAGCCTCTTCAGGCTGCAGCGGAG CTAAAGCAACCACTCTCTTCAGAAAAAACACCAAGACCATTGTTTGGGGCATGCAGACACGCGCCGTGCAAGGCATGCTGGACTTTGACTACGTATGCTCCCGGGAAGCACCCTCTGTGGCAGCCATGGTCTACCCCTTCAC TGGAGATCACAAGCAGAAGTTTTACTGGGGCCACAAAGAGATCCTGCTGCCGGTCTATAAGAACATGGCCGATGCCATGAAGAAGCACCCCGAGGTAGACGTCCTGATCAGCTTTGCTTCGCTACGCTCTGCCTTTGACAGCACAGTGGAAGCCATGCAGTACCCACAG ATTCACACCATCGCCATCATAGCCGAGGGCATCCCTGAAGCTCTGACTAGGAAGATGATAAAGATGGCTGACGAGAAAGGAGTCACCATCATTGGCCCTGCCACG GTTGGTGGCATCAAGCCGGGGTGTTTTAAGATTGGCAACACAGGCGGCATGTTGGACAACATCCTGGCTTCTAAACTTTACCGTCCCGGAAGTGTGGCGTATGTGTCGCGCTCTGGGGGCATGTCCAACGAGCTGAACAACATTATCTCACGCACTACAGACGGCGTCTATGAAGGGGTGGCCATCGGAGGAGACAG ATATCCAGGCTCGACCTTCATGGACCACGTCCTACGTTATCAGGACACTCCAGGAATTAAGATGATTGTTGTACTGGGAGAG ATTGGTGGAACAGAGGAGTACAAGATCTGCCAGGGCATCAAGGAAGGCAGGATAACAAAACCTGTGGTCTGCTGGTGCATTGGAACCTGCGCCACCATGTTTGCCTCAGAG GTTCAGTTTGGCCATGCAGGAGCTTGTGCCAACCAGGCTTCCGAGACAGCTGTGGCCAAGAACCAGGCTCTGAGGGATGCTGGAGCTTATGTACCGAAGAGCTTTGATGAGCTGGGTGACGTCATCAA GACTGTGTATGATGAATTGGTGGCCAATGGTACCATCGTTCCTGCCCAGGAGGTTCCTCCCCCAACAGTACCTATGGATTATTCCTGGGCCCGA GAGTTGGGCCTGATTCGTAAGCCAGCCTCATTCATGACAAGCATCTGTGATGAGCGAGGCCAGGAGCTGATCTATGCTGGCATGTCCATCACTGAGGTCTTCAGAGAAGAGATTGGTATAGGAGGAGTGCTAGGATTGCTCTGGTTCCAGCGCAG gtTACCACGCTACGCCTGCCAGTTCATTGAAATGTGCCTGATGGTGACTGCTGATCATGGGCCTGCAGTCTCCGGCGCTCACAACACAATTGTCTGTGCTCGTGCGGGCAAAGACCTTATCTCAAGCCTCACATCCGGCCTGCTCACCATC GGGGACCGTTTCGGAGGTGCTCTGGATGCGGCTGCAAAGCAGTTCAGCAAGGCATTTGACAGCGGCATGATCCCCATGGAGTTTGTCAACAAGATGAAGAAGGATGGCAAGCTGATTATGGGTATTGGCCACAGGGTCAAATCG ATCAACAACCCAGACATGCGAGTGCAGATTCTGAAGGACTTTGTGAAGCAGAATTTCCCTTCCACCCAGCTGCTTGACTACGCCCTCGATGTAGAAAAGATCACCACCTCTAAG aaaCCCAACCTGATCCTAAATGTAGATGGCTTTATTGGTGTTGCCTTCGTGGACATGCTTAGAACTTGTGGAGGCTTCACACG AGACGAGGCTGACGAGTTTGTGGAGATCGGTGCACTAAATGGGATCTTTGTCCTCGGCCGTAGCATGGGCTTCATTG GTCATTACCTGGATCAGAAGAGGCTGAAACAGGGTCTGTACCGCCACCCGTGGGATGACATCTCCTACGTGCTCCCTGAACACATGTCCATGTAA
- the aclyb gene encoding ATP-citrate synthase isoform X2 — protein sequence MSAKAISEQTGKELLYKNICTSAAVQNRFRYASVTAETDWARLTQDHSWLLTERLVVKPDQLIKRRGKLGLVGINMDLQGVREWLKDHLMKETTVGKAKGVLKNFLIEPFVPHTQEEEFYVCIYATREGDHVLFHHEGGVEVGDVDAKAQKLMVPVDGKLTEDLVKEQLLTQVPDNKKDVLASFIVGLFNLYEDLYFTYLEINPLVVTQDGVYVLDMAAKIDATADYICKAKWGDLEFPPPFGREAYPEEAYIADLDAKSGASLKLTLLNPRGRIWTMVAGGGASVVYSDTICDLGGVDELANYGEYSGAPSEQQTYDYAKTILSLMTREKHPLGKVLIIGGSIANFTNVAATFKGIVRAIKDYQGPLKEHEVTIFVRRGGPNYQEGLRVMGEVGKTTGIPIHVFGTETHMTAIVGMALGHRPIPNQPPMDAHTANFLLNASNSAVTPATTRTASFSEPKSPTDTCPAKKSKAGLPTDSLHSILWPLKNVVTGDWKEAQASSGCSGAKATTLFRKNTKTIVWGMQTRAVQGMLDFDYVCSREAPSVAAMVYPFTGDHKQKFYWGHKEILLPVYKNMADAMKKHPEVDVLISFASLRSAFDSTVEAMQYPQIHTIAIIAEGIPEALTRKMIKMADEKGVTIIGPATVGGIKPGCFKIGNTGGMLDNILASKLYRPGSVAYVSRSGGMSNELNNIISRTTDGVYEGVAIGGDRYPGSTFMDHVLRYQDTPGIKMIVVLGEIGGTEEYKICQGIKEGRITKPVVCWCIGTCATMFASEVQFGHAGACANQASETAVAKNQALRDAGAYVPKSFDELGDVIKTVYDELVANGTIVPAQEVPPPTVPMDYSWARELGLIRKPASFMTSICDERGQELIYAGMSITEVFREEIGIGGVLGLLWFQRRLPRYACQFIEMCLMVTADHGPAVSGAHNTIVCARAGKDLISSLTSGLLTIGDRFGGALDAAAKQFSKAFDSGMIPMEFVNKMKKDGKLIMGIGHRVKSINNPDMRVQILKDFVKQNFPSTQLLDYALDVEKITTSKKPNLILNVDGFIGVAFVDMLRTCGGFTRDEADEFVEIGALNGIFVLGRSMGFIGHYLDQKRLKQGLYRHPWDDISYVLPEHMSM from the exons AGGCTGGTGGTGAAGCCAGATCAACTGATAAAGCGGCGCGGGAAGCTCGGCCTAGTGGGCATCAACATGGACTTGCAGGGCGTCCGGGAGTGGCTCAAAGACCACCTAATGAAGGAGACAACT GTGGGAAAGGCAAAGGGTGTGCTGAAGAACTTCCTCATTGAGCCATTTGTCCCACACACGCAG GAGGAAGAGTTTTATGTATGCATCTATGCCACACGTGAGGGCGACCACGTGCTTTTCCACCACGAGGGAGGAGTGGAGGTGGGTGATGTGGACGCCAAGGCCCAGAAGCTGATGGTTCCAGTGGATGGCAAGCTCACGGAGGACCTAGTCAAAGAGCAGCTGCTCACACAAGTTCCCGACAACAAGAAAGA TGTTTTGGCCAGTTTTATAGTCGGCCTCTTCAACTTGTATGAGGACCTCTACTTTACCTACCTTGAAATCAACCCTCTCG TCGTCACTCAAGATGGAGTATATGTCCTTGACATGGCAGCCAAGATTGATGCCACAGCGGATTATATCTGCAAGGCTAAATGGGGGGACCTTGAGTTTCCTCCACCCTTTGGCAGAGAGGCGTACCCTGAG GAGGCCTACATAGCTGATCTGGATGCAAAGAGTGGTGCAAGTCTGAAGCTGACCCTGCTGAACCCCCGAGGCAGGATCTGGACCATGGTGGCTGGAGGAGGTGCTTCTGTTGTCTACAG CGACACCATCTGCGATCTGGGTGGGGTGGACGAGCTGGCTAATTATGGCGAGTACTCAGGCGCACCCAGTGAACAGCAGACCTACGACTACGCAAAAACCATCTTGTCTCTCATGACACGTGAAAAACATCCTCTAG GGAAAGTGCTGATCATTGGAGGAAGCATTGCAAACTTCACCAACGTAGCAGCCACATTCAAG GGCATTGTCAGGGCCATTAAAGATTACCAAGGCCCTCTGAAGGAACACGAGGTCACCATTTTTGTTCGACGTGGTGGTCCAAACTACCAAGAGGGACTCAGGGTGATGGGGGAAGTAG GGAAGACCACAGGGATCCCCATTCATGTGTTTGGAACTGAAACCCATATGACTGCCATTGTTGGGATGGCACTGGGCCACCGACCAATCCCTAACCAGCCCCCGATGGACGCCCATACAGCCAACTTTCTCCTCAATGCTAGCAACAGTGCAGTG ACTCCAGCTACAACAAGGACGGCTTCATTCTCCGAGCCCAAGTCGCCCACTGATACCTGCCCGGCCAAGAAGTCTAAAGCAGGGCTTCCAACAG ACTCGCTCCATTCTATACTGTGGCCTCTGAAGAATGTGGTCACAGGCGATTGGAAAG AAGCTCAAGCCTCTTCAGGCTGCAGCGGAG CTAAAGCAACCACTCTCTTCAGAAAAAACACCAAGACCATTGTTTGGGGCATGCAGACACGCGCCGTGCAAGGCATGCTGGACTTTGACTACGTATGCTCCCGGGAAGCACCCTCTGTGGCAGCCATGGTCTACCCCTTCAC TGGAGATCACAAGCAGAAGTTTTACTGGGGCCACAAAGAGATCCTGCTGCCGGTCTATAAGAACATGGCCGATGCCATGAAGAAGCACCCCGAGGTAGACGTCCTGATCAGCTTTGCTTCGCTACGCTCTGCCTTTGACAGCACAGTGGAAGCCATGCAGTACCCACAG ATTCACACCATCGCCATCATAGCCGAGGGCATCCCTGAAGCTCTGACTAGGAAGATGATAAAGATGGCTGACGAGAAAGGAGTCACCATCATTGGCCCTGCCACG GTTGGTGGCATCAAGCCGGGGTGTTTTAAGATTGGCAACACAGGCGGCATGTTGGACAACATCCTGGCTTCTAAACTTTACCGTCCCGGAAGTGTGGCGTATGTGTCGCGCTCTGGGGGCATGTCCAACGAGCTGAACAACATTATCTCACGCACTACAGACGGCGTCTATGAAGGGGTGGCCATCGGAGGAGACAG ATATCCAGGCTCGACCTTCATGGACCACGTCCTACGTTATCAGGACACTCCAGGAATTAAGATGATTGTTGTACTGGGAGAG ATTGGTGGAACAGAGGAGTACAAGATCTGCCAGGGCATCAAGGAAGGCAGGATAACAAAACCTGTGGTCTGCTGGTGCATTGGAACCTGCGCCACCATGTTTGCCTCAGAG GTTCAGTTTGGCCATGCAGGAGCTTGTGCCAACCAGGCTTCCGAGACAGCTGTGGCCAAGAACCAGGCTCTGAGGGATGCTGGAGCTTATGTACCGAAGAGCTTTGATGAGCTGGGTGACGTCATCAA GACTGTGTATGATGAATTGGTGGCCAATGGTACCATCGTTCCTGCCCAGGAGGTTCCTCCCCCAACAGTACCTATGGATTATTCCTGGGCCCGA GAGTTGGGCCTGATTCGTAAGCCAGCCTCATTCATGACAAGCATCTGTGATGAGCGAGGCCAGGAGCTGATCTATGCTGGCATGTCCATCACTGAGGTCTTCAGAGAAGAGATTGGTATAGGAGGAGTGCTAGGATTGCTCTGGTTCCAGCGCAG gtTACCACGCTACGCCTGCCAGTTCATTGAAATGTGCCTGATGGTGACTGCTGATCATGGGCCTGCAGTCTCCGGCGCTCACAACACAATTGTCTGTGCTCGTGCGGGCAAAGACCTTATCTCAAGCCTCACATCCGGCCTGCTCACCATC GGGGACCGTTTCGGAGGTGCTCTGGATGCGGCTGCAAAGCAGTTCAGCAAGGCATTTGACAGCGGCATGATCCCCATGGAGTTTGTCAACAAGATGAAGAAGGATGGCAAGCTGATTATGGGTATTGGCCACAGGGTCAAATCG ATCAACAACCCAGACATGCGAGTGCAGATTCTGAAGGACTTTGTGAAGCAGAATTTCCCTTCCACCCAGCTGCTTGACTACGCCCTCGATGTAGAAAAGATCACCACCTCTAAG aaaCCCAACCTGATCCTAAATGTAGATGGCTTTATTGGTGTTGCCTTCGTGGACATGCTTAGAACTTGTGGAGGCTTCACACG AGACGAGGCTGACGAGTTTGTGGAGATCGGTGCACTAAATGGGATCTTTGTCCTCGGCCGTAGCATGGGCTTCATTG GTCATTACCTGGATCAGAAGAGGCTGAAACAGGGTCTGTACCGCCACCCGTGGGATGACATCTCCTACGTGCTCCCTGAACACATGTCCATGTAA